The following proteins are co-located in the Phragmites australis chromosome 10, lpPhrAust1.1, whole genome shotgun sequence genome:
- the LOC133930107 gene encoding uncharacterized protein LOC133930107, with the protein MVLHLEEHTGAFLNVLSPGENGIDAPPEETVSGRDEFRLIRDTKCTISCGGNANFHDEIGSNDNEKLDLPISGDGTEAENAGLGSNRVENHDIVPSGLADALGANEEELPPKKSIFSYTDVVKERFNKIFKYYVGTHNLHNFTTRIKVEGPAANRFIISFGADRVVSLNRIDFVRCEVVSQSFMLHKIWKMIGLAVAVIKGVTLNLDNFEEFKVKYIFTCIAAMEHREEAVALWLH; encoded by the coding sequence ATGGTGCTGCACCTGGAGGAGCATACAGGTGCTTTCCTGAACGTGCTCAGCCCTGGAGAGAACGGTATTGATGCTCCCCCAGAGGAAACTGTGTCTGGTCGTGATGAATTTAGGTTAATTAGGGATACCAAATGTACAATCTCATGTGGTGGCAATGCGAATTTTCATGATGAGATTGGATCAAACGATAATGAGAAGCTTGATTTACCAATCTCTGGTGATGGAACTGAAGCTGAAAATGCTGGGCTGGGATCAAACAGAGTAGAAAACCATGATATTGTACCCTCAGGTTTAGCTGATGCTTTAGGTGCAAATGAGGAGGAGTTGCCCCCAAAGAAGAGCATCTTTTCTTACACTGATGTAGTGAAGGAGAGATTCAACAAAATTTTCAAGTATTACGTTGGAACTCATAATTTACACAACTTTACCACAAGAATTAAggtagagggtcctgcagccaaCAGGTTTATCATTTCCTTTGGTGCTGATCGAGTTGTGAGTCTGAATAGGATTGATTTTGTCAGATGTGAAGTTGTTAGCCAGAGTTTCATGCTCCATAAGATCTGGAAGATGATTGGTCTTGCCGTAGCAGTGATCAAGGGTGTCACCCTTAATCTGGATAATTTTGAAGAGTTCAAggtcaagtatattttcacttgtATTGCAGCGATGGAACACAGGGAGGAAgctgtggctctgtggctgcacTGA